CAGCTACTCGAATTGCAAACCCACCATTTTGAAAGCAAAGCCTTAGCTTATTTTGATTTTGTAGTTTGGGTTGAAAGCAAATTGCAAAACAAATCATTTGCCACCGTTATGGGAGGCCGATAATGCGATATACTTGCTTTTTTTCTCTTGACGAGTTTCAATTTTGATATTATTGCTTGATGCTAATAATTTAATCACATTGAATATTTTAGGAGTAATGGACATTTTTAACCCGGATTCCGCAATAGAAAAAAGCATTAATTTTGTTGCTAAATTTCTAATACATAGCGTTAGAGAAAAAAGACGTTTGAAATTCGATCTATCCTTTACCAACAAAGAGATTACGCCATGGGGCGGAATGGTATCCGAGTTTAATTGAAATTTAAAATACTTAGGTTTTTCAAAATTCTCTGAAAACAAACTAAAACTTTTTAGTTTGGGCTTGACCATAGAAAGAAGCCATAAAAGTACATGCGAAAACAAAAATATTGCCCTTAAATAAGTTCTTTTTCATGGGAGTATTTGTTTATGGAAAAAAAAACTCTTGTCCAAATTTACGACAATATTAGGGTTAATCATCAAATTAATTTGTGACTTTTTTTCCCTCTTGTTGCTTAATTTAGGTCTTTTTTACATCCTCCCTAACCCAATTACAATTACTTTTTTACGATGAGAATAAATATCTAAAAATGTCAATTAACAATTTGTGGTCAAATACATTCACCGACACATGTTTTTTATACAGGTAGTGTGCCATGCTACCCCAAATATTCTTTAAAGATTGCGGGTGTAACTTCGTTCATTATTGCGTACACTTTTTCTACAATATCTTCGGCGCTGGGTTTGCAAAAATAATCGCCATCGCTGCCGTAAGCGGCGCGGTTTTCAACGGCGGTAAGGGTAGCGGGCGGGCTGTCTAACCAGCGGTAAGCACCTTGCACCTCAACAACATGTTGCAAAATATAGGCCGATGCACCTCCGGGCACATCTTCATCAACAATTAACAGTCTGTTTGTTTTTTGCACCGAAGCAGCAATGTTGTGGTTTAAATCGAAAGGCAGTAAACTTTGCACGTCAATTACTTCGCAATCTATACCGATAGCCGCTAATTGCTCGGCGGCATCCATAACAATACGGCAGCACGAGCCATAGGTAACAATGGTAAGGTCGGTGCCTATGCGCAAAGTTTCAACCACACCCAGCGGAACGGTAAAACTGCCAATATTATCCGGAAGCGTTTCTTTTAGCCGGTATCCGTTTAAACACTCAATTACCAAGGCGGGGTCATCTGCTTGCAGTAAGGTATTATAAAGTCCGGCGGCTTGGGTCATATTTCGGGGCACTACCACGTACATACCGCGCAAGGCGTGTAAAATTACCCCCATTGGCGAGCCAGTATGCCAAATACCTTCTAAACGATGGCCACGTGTGCGCACAATTAAGGGTGCTTTTTGTTTTCCGGCAGTACGGTACAATAAGGTAGCGGCATCATCGCTAAGCGTTTGAAGCGCATACAGTAAATAGTCTAAATATTGTATTTCGGCCAAGGGGCGCAGCCCGCGCATGGCCATTCCTAAGCCCTGCCCAACAATGGTGGCTTCGCGAATTCCGGTATCAAAAACCCGCTGTTTGCCGTATTTTTCTTGCAGTCCACTAAATCCTTGGTTTACATCGCCAATTTTGCCCAGGTCTTCGCCAAAAGCAAAAAAGCGAGGCTCGCGTGCTAAAATGGCATCAAAGCAAGCAACCATAATCTCGTAGCCATTTACCTGAGGGCTATTTGCAGTGTATTCTGCCTTTATATGTGGCACCTTGAGTGCTGAGTTTGGAAAGGGACTGGTTAAAAACGAGGTAAAAATTTGTTTTTGTGTTTGCATTAACTCGTTTGTAAAACGCTTCAAATTAATTATACCGGAGGTATTTGTGGCGTTGCGCAGTTGTAATAGAGTTTTGCGTGCCGATTGGGCTATTTCGCGCTGGGTAGGGTTTAGCAGTTTTGAGAGGTCGAGGCGTAATTGCTGCATTTTCTCCGGATGCGTGCCCTCGTTGGCTATGGCATCGTACAAACTCAACAGTTCAGCTAAATTCGCCTGTATGGGTTGGTTCAGTTCTTTCCAAGCGGCATTTTTTTGTTGGCGAACGTCTGCAATGGCTTGGTTGGCAATATTTTGTAAGGCTTCGGCATCTGCAATTTTGTGTTCTATAATCCAGTTTTTAAAATGCAGTAGGCAATCCATTTCCACTTCCCATTTTAGGCGTTCTTCCGATTTGTAACGCCTATGGTCGCCAGATGTTGAGTGGCCAAGTTGCTGCGTTACCTCTTGGATGTGAAATAAGGCGGGCGCGTGTTTTTTCCGGATATTTGGAACTGCTTTTTGATACATTTTACATAATCCGGCATAATCCCATCCATGTCCGGTTATAATATACATCCCCTCTTTATTTTTTTCGTCATAAGCCATGCCGCTAAGCGATTCGCTGATGCTTTGCTTTGTTGTTTGATACTTTTTAGGCACTGATATGCCGTAACCATCATCGTAAACGGTTACTGCCAACGGAATTTGCAGTACGCCTGCGGCGTTAATGGCCTCCCAAAAAATACCTTCGCTGGTGCTGGCATCGCCTATGGTGGCAAAAGTAATTTCGTTGCCCTGGTTCGAAAAATCAGTTTCGTTATGCAGTGCGGCACATTCTCTGTATTTTTTTGAGGCCAAAGCCAAGCCTACGGCCCGCACCATTTGGCAAGCTGTTGGCGATACATCTGCCGAACTGTTTTTTAGTTGCGATAAATTTTTCCACGAGCCATCATCGTTCAAACTAGCTGTAGCGTAATGACCATTCATGCAGCGGCCTGCGCTGTTTGGCTCTTGCTGCGGATTTGTATTGGCGTACAACTGGGCGAAAAATTGTTGAGGGGTAAGCAAACCAAGTGCCATCATTAAGGTTTGGTCGCGGTAATATCCCGACCTAAAATCGCCGTTTTGAAACACTTTGGCCATTGCCAACTGTACCACTTCTTTGCCATCGCCTAAAATTCCAAATTTTGCTTTGCCACCTAAAACCTCTTTCCGGCCTAAAATGCTCATTTCGCGGCTGGCGTTTGCTAAGTAAAAATCGTTCAAAACTTCGGTACAAAATTCATCCCAAGTTAAGTTTTTTCCGGTAATAGCGGCTATTTCGGCTGCCGAAACAGGCTGTTTGGTGGTGGTATTACGAGGCATATATTTTTTATAGATACGGGTTGATATTGCCGTAAAATTACGCTTTTTTACCGGAATTTTTAGCCAAAATTGCTTTTTATCCGCGTTTAGGCAGCTAAAATAAGTTGAACGAAAAACAATCTTAGTTATAAAGTAACACGTGGGTCGAGCAAGCCGTATAGCATATCAACCAAAATATTAATTACTACAAACAAACTTGCAGTAAACAATACCGCTCCCATAGCAACCGGAAAATCGAGGTTGCTAAGTGCGTTAATGGTAACAAAACCCAGTCCTTTGTAGTCGAAAATTATTTCAATAAAATACGCCCCGGCTAAGGTGCCGGCCAACCACCCCGAAACGGCGGTAACAACCGGGTTAAGCGCATTGCGCAAGGCGTGTTTAATCACTACGCCCCAAGGGTTTAATCCTTTCGCGTAAGCGGTGCGTATGTAGTCTTGGCTTAATACCTCGACCATACTGCTGCGGGCTAACTGCACAATAACAGCCAATGGCCTGATACCCAAGGCTATGGCAGGTAAAATAAGATTTTTAAGATTTAGCGTTTCCTCGCCTAAGTCGTTCATTTCGTAGAGACTTCCGGTATAATTAAGTCCGGTATAATCTTTAAGCCAATAGCCAAAAATAAGAGCTAATATAATTCCGGTAAAATACGAGGGCTGCGAAACACCTAATATCGAACTTACAACAATGCTGTTATCGAGCCACGAAAATTGTTTTATAGCCGCCAACATGCCCAAAAAAACGCCCAAAATAGTAGCCAAAGTCATGGCCACCAAACTTAAGATAATGGTTTTTGGCAGGGCTTCGAGTAAAATTTCGCCCACGGGTCGGTTATTTTGGTACGACTTACGCAAAAATGGCCATTTGGCTGCTATTACGTTGTTATTGCCAATATTTAGTATTTTTTTATAGTTGTATTTCTGTTGGTTTTCGGGGGTATTTTCGTGTATTGATATTGGTAGCAAGTCGTTTAGATACAAACCAAACCGTGTCATTAATGGTTTATCTAATCCTAATTCTTTTTTTACCGCTTCGAGGGTGGCTACATCGGCGCGTTGCCCCATTGTTTGCCGTGCGGGGTCGCCTAAGCCATTAAATAAAAAAAACACAATTATTATTACACCAAACAGCACTAAAATGCCATATAAAATTCGTTTAATAAGGTATTGTATCATGTTTATTTAGTTTACTTATTTGAATTTTGCAAAAGCAAAGGTAGTACATACAGTTTTTTGTTTTACTGTTTTTTTGCTTAGGTGGCCATACTATTGCTCATTTTATATTCGTCAAAATTAGTTTCGCGGTCAATGCAATGGGTTGGGGTAAGTTCAATTATTCGGTTGGCAATAGATTGGGCAAGGGCATGGTCGCGGGTGGTAAACAGCAAGGTGCCTTTAAAATCTTTTAGACCGTTGTTTAGGGCGGTTATGCTTTCAAGGTCAAGGTGGTTGGTTGGTTCGTCCATTAATAATACGTTGCCTTTTAACATCATCATCCGGCTAATCATACAGCGCATTTTTTCGCCTCCGCTTAAAACTGCGCACGACTTAAAAACTTCTTCGCCGGTAAATAACATTTTACCTAAAAATCCGCGAATAAAAGT
The sequence above is drawn from the Sphingobacteriales bacterium genome and encodes:
- a CDS encoding transketolase; its protein translation is MPRNTTTKQPVSAAEIAAITGKNLTWDEFCTEVLNDFYLANASREMSILGRKEVLGGKAKFGILGDGKEVVQLAMAKVFQNGDFRSGYYRDQTLMMALGLLTPQQFFAQLYANTNPQQEPNSAGRCMNGHYATASLNDDGSWKNLSQLKNSSADVSPTACQMVRAVGLALASKKYRECAALHNETDFSNQGNEITFATIGDASTSEGIFWEAINAAGVLQIPLAVTVYDDGYGISVPKKYQTTKQSISESLSGMAYDEKNKEGMYIITGHGWDYAGLCKMYQKAVPNIRKKHAPALFHIQEVTQQLGHSTSGDHRRYKSEERLKWEVEMDCLLHFKNWIIEHKIADAEALQNIANQAIADVRQQKNAAWKELNQPIQANLAELLSLYDAIANEGTHPEKMQQLRLDLSKLLNPTQREIAQSARKTLLQLRNATNTSGIINLKRFTNELMQTQKQIFTSFLTSPFPNSALKVPHIKAEYTANSPQVNGYEIMVACFDAILAREPRFFAFGEDLGKIGDVNQGFSGLQEKYGKQRVFDTGIREATIVGQGLGMAMRGLRPLAEIQYLDYLLYALQTLSDDAATLLYRTAGKQKAPLIVRTRGHRLEGIWHTGSPMGVILHALRGMYVVVPRNMTQAAGLYNTLLQADDPALVIECLNGYRLKETLPDNIGSFTVPLGVVETLRIGTDLTIVTYGSCCRIVMDAAEQLAAIGIDCEVIDVQSLLPFDLNHNIAASVQKTNRLLIVDEDVPGGASAYILQHVVEVQGAYRWLDSPPATLTAVENRAAYGSDGDYFCKPSAEDIVEKVYAIMNEVTPAIFKEYLG
- a CDS encoding ABC transporter permease — its product is MIQYLIKRILYGILVLFGVIIIVFFLFNGLGDPARQTMGQRADVATLEAVKKELGLDKPLMTRFGLYLNDLLPISIHENTPENQQKYNYKKILNIGNNNVIAAKWPFLRKSYQNNRPVGEILLEALPKTIILSLVAMTLATILGVFLGMLAAIKQFSWLDNSIVVSSILGVSQPSYFTGIILALIFGYWLKDYTGLNYTGSLYEMNDLGEETLNLKNLILPAIALGIRPLAVIVQLARSSMVEVLSQDYIRTAYAKGLNPWGVVIKHALRNALNPVVTAVSGWLAGTLAGAYFIEIIFDYKGLGFVTINALSNLDFPVAMGAVLFTASLFVVINILVDMLYGLLDPRVTL